The nucleotide sequence CCACGGTGCCGTTGCCGGGCAGCGCGAGACCGAGCGCCTCGGTCAGGCAGTTCATGGAGTTGGCGGTGAACATGCCCGAGCAGGAGCCGCAGGTCGGGCACGCCGAGCGCTCGATCACCTTGACGTCCTCGTCGCTGACCTTGGAATCGGCCGCGGCGACCATGGCGTCGATGAGGTCGACGGCCTTGGTCTTGCCCTGAAGCTTGACCTTGCCGGCCTCCATCGGCCCGCCCGAGACGAACACGGCGGGGATGTTGAGCCGCAGCGCGGCCATCAGCATGCCGGGCGTGATCTTGTCGCAATTGGAGATGCAGACGAGGCCGTCGGCGCAATGCGCGTTGGCCATGTACTCGACGCTGTCGGCGATCAGCTCGCGCGACGGCAGGCTGTAGAGCATGCCGTCATGGCCCATGGCGATGCCGTCGTCGACCGCGATGGTGTTGAACTCCTTGGCAACGCCGCCGGCCTGCTCGATCTCGCGGGCGACGAGCTGGCCGAGGTCCTTGAGGTGGACGTGGCCGGGCACGAACTGGGTGAAGGAGTTGACGACCGCGATGATCGGCTTGCCGAAATCGCCATCCTTCATGCCGGTCGCACGCCAGAGGCCGCGGGCGCCCGCCATGTTGCGGCCGTGGGTGGTGGTACGAGAGCGATAGGCTGGCATGGCGGTTTCCGTCCTGGGTTTGGGTGCCTGAGCGGAAAATATGGAAGCCGCCTCAGGCCTTTCCGGCCGGATAGCGCACGGGATGGGCGCGCGCAACGGGAACTTGCCCCAAAACGGCCCAGATCGGCCCCGTGCAGGCCTCCCCTGCTCCCGGCGCGGTCTATTGCAGGGTCGGATCGAGCCGGTCGCGCAGCCAGTCGCCAATCACGGAGACCGCCAGCGTGGTGATCACGATAGTGGTCGCTGGCGCCAGCATGATCCAGGGCGCCCGAGTCAGGTACTCGCGGCCGTAGCCGACCATGTTGCCGAGGCTGGTCATCGGCGGCTGCACGCCGAGGCCGAGGAAGGACAGGCCTGACTCCATCAGGATCACCTCGGGGAAGACCAGCGTGGTCGAGACGATCAGGGTCGAGGCGATGTTGGGCAGGATGTGGCGCAAGTAGATCCGCGACGGCGTCGCCCCTAACTGGCGGACCGCGGCCGCGTAGCCTTGCGCATTGGCGGAGATGGCGAGGCCGCGGGCGATGCGGGCATAGCGCTCCCAGCCGAACAGCCCCATCAGGCCGATCAGCAGCGGCAGCGAATTGCCGAAAAAGGCGAGCACTGCGAGCGCCATGATCAGGAACGGCATGCTGGCCTGGAAGTCGGTCAGCATCAGCACGATCTGCTCGACGACCCCGCGAAAATGCGCGGCGAGGAAGCCGAGCGTGGTGCCGACGATCGCCGAGATCGCGGTCGCGCCGAACGCGATCAGGAGTGAGATACGGATGGAGACGAGCAGGCGCGACAGCACGTCGCGGCCAAGCTCATCGGTGCCGAGCCAGTGCGCGACA is from Bradyrhizobium xenonodulans and encodes:
- a CDS encoding ABC transporter permease gives rise to the protein MTDATLKDTAIRRRISLPAIPVSVAIAIAWIVAMLVIAAFAEKIAPYGYTQLDLRNRLSAPGNVAHWLGTDELGRDVLSRLLVSIRISLLIAFGATAISAIVGTTLGFLAAHFRGVVEQIVLMLTDFQASMPFLIMALAVLAFFGNSLPLLIGLMGLFGWERYARIARGLAISANAQGYAAAVRQLGATPSRIYLRHILPNIASTLIVSTTLVFPEVILMESGLSFLGLGVQPPMTSLGNMVGYGREYLTRAPWIMLAPATTIVITTLAVSVIGDWLRDRLDPTLQ